The DNA window CTACATGTATTTAGAAATACATGAATTTAAAGTAAGCAGAAGAGGTAGGAAGCTAAAAGTTTATACAAAAACCTCTCCTAGAATTACATTAACCTCTCAGGTCTAatcaattaacatttttatcaatgtcctgtgtttgttttcaggttgTGCTATAAGCTATGGGTACTATGTCATACCAGACAGCTGGGTAAACAGCTGGCTCCATCAACATTTTGTCCCCATTGCCATTGGAAACACACTGTTCTGTACCAGTCTGTCCTGCTATTCCAGGTAAGAGGCTGGTGCCAGGTAAAGTCAAGTAATTGTTCTCAAGGAAATCAAACATGAATTGTCCCTTTTAACATTATGCCCACAGGTTTGAAGGATTCGAAACAGATGTCAAGAAAATACAAGATTTTAATGTTTCCCTCAGAGCTGTGTTGTTGCCAGACTGAAAAACGCCTCTGAAACAGCATAACGCCGTCATGTGACACttaaacagacaaatgaaatTCTTTTAGGCTCAGCAGCTCTTAAAGACACAGTGACCCACTGCAACTATTCCTTGAGTTATGGTACTGCCTTTGAATGAGGTGGGAGATGTTTGGGAgtttaaaaagtattaattaaacacctgtcttattttattcctttattaATTTGGAGCTATCAGTAGCAAGTCTATTCTAGCCTGGCAGTCTATTTTACTTAAAGTTGAAGAATTGTTCTAGTGCTTAACTGAGCTAATATTATATCATCGTCGTTCAATGTATTTTGCCCTCTGGGTGTCAATGAAATCCGTTCTGGGGTCTGTAGATGGGTGGTGGTGGGTCACCACAGggtaattattatttatgtattgttttgtttctgtatgtatACGTTTTCTATTTGCTATATATAgatacaaatgaataaaaacagttgATTACAAAGACAAGTTAATGATTACTGCCCTCCGTTTTATGTCCGCAGGTTCCTGGAGCTGCAGTTCCCACAGAAAAGTAAAGCTCTAAGGACAGGAGCGTTTGTCCTTCCATTTATATTTGACACTGTTCCTCTGTTTTACAGGGTGAGTGTCAATATTGGGCATTTCTATTTGTGCTTCTGATTTTATATTACACATATTAAAACAGCGTGGATAAATGCACACTTGCATTCTTCTGACTGAATTTGAAGCCTTCATTTCCACTATGAACTAGCAAAAGCCAcagaatgtgttgttttgtgtgtttgtgttattatgTAAGGGCTCGGTACTGATTAGTGCCAGGCTTTAATACTAGCAGGACTTTGACTCACTAACCCAGAAACTTATTTCCTTTCGTAATCTAATACAAATGTATCGCTGCCATCAATTAATTCCCCTAATCACTGTGATGATTAGTTTGTGCAATATGCAAGTCATTTGTCTGAGGGGTTTTTTGGTCCCTAACTAGGTAAAAAATGCTGGTAACAATGCTGTAACCATCAGTGTTTATAACAGTAAATATCCATTAGGTACAGAAGTCCACATATTTTAAATTGGTGGGGTCTGTTGACATTTTCAATCAGTATTTTATCTTCTCCGTTGCTTTTGAAGGACTTTGAGATAAATCTGTTGGTTTCtgaatatatttaatttcaaaaatcttgctgtttttctctgtagaTCCTTCTCTGCTGCGGGGGAAGCTGCAGCCCAAGCGACGCCTTGTCCAGTCACTGTTACCACCTCCTCTTTGCCTTCCTTACCTGTTTCCTGTTTACCGCCCACCTCCCGGAGAGGTTGGCCCCAGGGCGCTTCGACTACTTTGGTATGTCCTTCGTGGATGTTATGATATAGGTTGTAACTGGCTTGTTTGGCTTTGCACAGCATATACTGATTAACACTTTGAATCTTGATGCCAGTAAGGAAAATAAAGGCAAACTGACTGTGAGTGTGTCACATGCTCCCCTTACTGAGGAAACAACAATGAAAGCATATAGGAAGTTGCTCCAGTGGAGTTATAGATAACATTTTcactgggcagctcccaggtgGGATTGAGTGTAACTTTATGAATTGGAAGTTTGAAAAGGAGCAGGCATGTAAAGGGAAAATGCTAGCAATATCCAAATGCTATACTGAACATCATGTGCTATTTAAAAATTTGCACTCAGCAGTAAAATGAGCAAAGTTTTACCCTCCACATGGAGCTGTAACTTTTGTATATGCAGTCTTTTGTCTTTGGCTGTTCTTGAATGTTTTCCCTGCTGACTACTGGACAGTTGACACAAAACAATGGCCCTGTATCAAACAGACTTTTGATTTGATAGCATGTGAACTTATGCATACTTTTCTGCCTGTTTCTTTGCTGAATGGACAGTTTTTACCCTGGTAAGGTTTCAAACaagatgtgtgttttatttaatgtgttgatgtgtttgtCTAAACATTTCTGCACACGTGGTTCACACGCTTCTCAATGCAAAGGAagagctgctgtgtttgttacTGATTgtgtaaaagaagaaaaaggggaGATGGTTtgctaatgtttttaaaaatagctCACTAACAGTAGTTGAAACACAGTAAAGTTTAACACCAAATAAAAATGGTAATAGAAAAATGTAGAGTCTCTGTTAAATAAACAGCCATCTCAGCTTCACTAAAGGTTTAGGAACATGCTTCGACCAGCAGATTTAATTTTTTCCTCAATAACAAGCTGCTCTTCATAACACTGCATCTGATTAACAAAACcttattttaacaaataaatgaatgaattattaatCATGAATAAAAATTATAGTCTCTGTGGTGTAATCTGTAAGTGATATTTTAATGCTGTTGGTGATCTGACTATTCTATGTTCCTACTGCATCGTTTAAGCTCTAATAATTTATCACTGTTTATGAGCTTAGCACAGCCTAAGGTGAtttcttcaaatagcttgttttattcgactaacagtctaaaacccagagattcagtttattattataaatgaagaaaagcataaaatcctgacatttgagaaactggaaacaGGTCATGTTTGGCTTTTTTACTTGAAAATTTAAATTGGCTCAGAAACCACTgcaaatagggctgcaactaacgattatttgtATTAACAATTAATCCAAGaattttttacagtttacaatgatataaaaagcaaaaaagcaacCAAACCTCAtgtttgagaaactggaaccagagagTGGCATTTTTGCCAGATAAagtatttaaatgattaaagttggggtatgcgattctaatccagtacacttctttttgtcaaattcagtgaatacaGTATCTCCTCtagctagctgtctgttcagtgtgcgctgaaaaaagtCTGGTGTTtcacacagccctggctctgtaaatgctaaacaaacaaagtgactcggaccgagccacacaacactattccaccatttccagccatgatttgtgtgtcaggtgacattaaatgacttgcccacggacattcagcttactttctagtttgccaagatgtgctgttgttgtgatgttatctatagtagcaggagagttgtgagtatcgttgtctggagctggtttgctggctctgggaaaccgtctcgtcctctctggctgttagcttcgcagcagcaactgtagagacattttgctaacacacaacctagctaacgttacttgctgtgtcgttgtttgatctatatcatggtatttgtcatggtattggatttctccagaatcgtaTTCCCCACCtttttaatcagttatcaaaattgtaGCTGATAAAttgtttctgttgattgactaattgattaatcaactaatcgtttcagctctaactgaaaacagagtttaCCAGTTGGCAGTGTAGAGGTGACTGATTCAGCCATGCGCAgtttctaaatatttaaattttagatTCTCACCTTTGTTTCACACATTGACACTTGTCATACAGGCCACAGCCACCAGCTCTTCCACATCAGCGCTGTGGTGGGGACCCACTTCCAGATGGAGGGCGTGATAGCAGACATGATGTCACGGAGGGCGTGGCTCGTGGCCCACGGAGCAACGCCTTCCTTCCTGTGGACCATCGGGGGGCTGGCTGTCAGCCTCGTCCTCAACCTGGGCATCATCGCCATTTTCAGCACCCCGCTGCTGTGGAAACCCTGCCACAGCTCTAACCAGCCGCACACATCAATGTGCGACCGCAAGGAGCAGTGACGGCGTATTTTCCACCAACAGCCACAAAATGGCTGATTCACTTTCCAAAGGAAAGGTTTgggctgtttgtctgtctcagcagtgtgtgtttgagataaCTATTAACAGTTCACAGTAGTGCTTGTTTAACACCATTGGTTTTATCATTCAGAGATAAAGATTTTGATACATGTTCAGTGCtaaagcatttttttaacaGCGTTATACCCCTGAAGTATTTGTTCATGTGTTTACTCAGAAGCTGAGGACCCAGTCACATTTATTGAAGCCTTTTTCTGATGTAACTTTAAGCTCATATGTGAGAGGCTGAAAACATGTCTACTGTGTACAAATatctgtttaatttatttttaatgttcatCAATGTGCATTTAGAAAGGCTCTGGGTTAAAGGAAGCATGCTGTAGTAACACAAGTGCCTTATCGTAGACCTACACTTCATTTACAATGTTTACAGTAGATCACTACAAGGACAAGTTTAAATCTCAAACTGGAAATATCTAATGTCGCAGTTTGCAGGgattatattttgaattaatgATGCTTCTTTTTGCATGTACTAGGCCAGAATCTCCTTTACTTTAAggatttattgaaaatattacttGTAACTGGATTACTTGGTTGGTGTGGTTGttctgtgtataaagcagtctTCAGGGTAGACAACCCTCATAACCCTCATTCAACTCTACATAATATAATGCAGATTGGCTTGCCAGCTCTTATACATCCACCTATTGATTCCACTCTGCACGGACTGGAATTGATTTGCAGGCCAGTGTGCTTCTTTTTCTGATTGCCTGCCTTATTATGAACCCCACGATCTGCCCtcaacatgaagaaaaaaaaagttacagtgcagtggtGATTATTAAGACAGGTACCATTTTTATAACAGTACGTTTCCATGGCAACGCTATGCTGGCCTCATGCCCCCTGAAGGTTTTCAACAATTTTTATGTTCTGAGTAAATGGCACCATTTTCTCTTGTTCTTCCATCCTGTATCATAAAATCTATTCTGAACATTTATCATGTAGAATAACACTCTCATAATCACAacccaaaaattaaaaaaaaataataataataatcagtggTTGTAATTCAACTTtatgcatttgcatatttatgtgtggtattttggtgcatgcTCAGTATAACAAACACTCCTTATATACTGTGGTTTCTCTTTTTATCCCATGAGACTGTTGTATACATTCACCACTAAATGTGTCTTATATATTTATagaattgtattatatttattgcTTGTTTTAGCATAAACAGGAATGACAATGAGTACTATAGATGAGGTAACTAGAATTCTTAATAAATTAACTGAAATAATGATCCTTTTAAGTAATTTGTGACTGTTATTgagctttctttttcttaaaacaaaaagtgaaaaaagtgcAGAGAGATTATTTCACTAGGTTTCGAACACTAGTCAACCTGTTTCAAGAGTTTCCTAAAAATACCTGTCTCTATTGGAGCTGAAATGATTGgtttattaatcaattagtcaagtGACAGAACTATTTTTagaatcgattaatcatttgaatCACTTTTCAGGCAAATGtgccaaacattttttttttttagattttatggGCAAAACAATCGATTTAattgagatttttattttaatctataaATTACAGAttcaaaaaaatctgaaaaactgGTTCAAATGATCTGattatttcacttgttttaagaaaataaaactttagGGACTTAATAATGGACAGAAATGACTTGATGATAAGATGCATAAATTAgataattcattaatattattgtcatagcagtattgtgtgtatgtatgtatatatgtgtgtatatttttatatatatatatatatatatatatatataaaatatacacacacacacacactatggttCAGAgacaaaaaagtattgtttaaTAGGTTTCAATGGGAGACAGGGTGCCACACATTACTAAACATCTCTGTTGCAGCACTAACATACTGTAGGTACAGATTTCAACAATCCTTATTTTACTTGACAAACATGCGGAAGGCTGATCTGtataaaacaagttttaaagCATGTAGGGCACAACTTTACACTTAATTCCACCAGTAACACCAGTAGTTCGTTCACATAACCCACAGGAAACACGCGGCtaatacacacgcacacaaacgtCTGTTAACTGTGTTGGTAGAGAGTTTAATAAGAGGGGAAAATGTATGTGATAATATGGGAATGAGGTGTGTTGAGGTCCATGCTGGATACTGAAGTAGAAATGTCAGACGCAGAGTGAATGTGTAGAATTAtaaaagagcacacacacacacacacatgcacacacacttttgtatTAGAACTGGGGAGTTGTTTAAGATGTTTTCAAGGTTAGTGCGCAGAGTATAAAGTCACATCGCCCTTTATGTCGCACACAAAACAGAGCAGCATTTGCCCTCAATAATGTTTCCACCAactctgtttctgtttaatCTCTACCCCTGTCGAGCCTTCAtcgatttttattttctctacaGTTATCATCTTACAGCATTCCTCGGTTTGACCCTGTTGATTCTTGGAATTGCATCATTACTGGCTTCTGATGTGGTTCTTTGCTATTCTCACCTCACTCATTCTCAGCCGTTCGGTGCCTGTAATGTGTTAAGCAGAATGACAGTTATAAAGCTGATAGATGGTGAGTGTTGAGGCTTCCACATCAGATAGATCGATGCTGATATTGCTTTTCTAaattgcatttttacatttatgttgaCCAAATTATCAATTCCGAGTCCAGAAACTCTCCAGACCTTGTTACCTTGAAAGCTATTTGTTGTGTAAACATAGTTGGTTTACTCCTCAGTGGACAACCTGATGCAGGTTGTAATTATCAGAAAAAATTGGCACTTTTCTTGTAACgacttaaaaagaaaatacaacataCTGAAGGATGTTTGATAACGTGAAATAGAGAGCAAAGACGAGTGCGGGATGAACCATTTGATACAACAATAATATTTCTGTCAAAAAAGGTTTTGAAACACAGGGTTTGAAAGAGTTATtgatgcctttttaaaaaaatgttttatacaacCTTTCTTTTGATTATAATGCTCTGTTTGTTCCTTGTCCGTTGACAACAAACTActcttaaaatgtataaatacttatttgttttttgctgtgaaTAATTTGGAATTTGCTACTTTGTTCTACTAGACTTGTGTAATAAATGTGAGCCTTTTATAAATGGAATAATTGTCACTAgaattatttcaattatttcaagtgtctgtatatatatatatgtatatgtgtatatatatatgtatatatatgtgtatatatatatatatatatatatatatatatatatatatatatatatatgtatatatatatatatatatatatatatatatatatatatatatatatatatatatatatatatatatatatatgtatatatatatatgtatatatatatatatatatatatatatatatatatatgtatgtatatatatatatatatatatatatatatatatatatatatatatatatatgtatatatatatatatatatatatatatatatatgtatatatgtatatatatatatatatatatatatatatatatatatatatatatatatatatatatatatatatatatatatatatatatatatatatatatatatatatatatatatatatatatatatatatatatatatatatatatatatatatatatatatatatatatatatatatatatatatatatatatatatatatatgtatatatatatatgtatatatatatatatatatatatatatatatatatatatatatatatatatatatatatatatgtatatatatatatatatatatatatatatatatatatatatatatatatatatatatatatgtatatatatatatatatatatatatatatatatatgtatatatatatatatatatatatatatatatatatatatatatatatatgtatatatatatatatatatatatatatatatatatatatatatatatatatatatatatatatatatatatatatatatatatatatatatatatatatatatatatatatgtatatatatatatatatatatatatatatatatgtatatatatatatatatatatatatatata is part of the Siniperca chuatsi isolate FFG_IHB_CAS linkage group LG9, ASM2008510v1, whole genome shotgun sequence genome and encodes:
- the paqr6 gene encoding membrane progestin receptor delta isoform X4 codes for the protein MLSIKLPQLFDIHQVPKVFREDSIISGYRHPRSSALDCVLSSFQMNNETINIWTHFLPTWYFLWRFCVLCSTLNFLTDSYTWPLLVYMLLICIYPFTSSCAHTFSTMSPESRHICYFFDYGALSLYSLGCAISYGYYVIPDSWVNSWLHQHFVPIAIGNTLFCTSLSCYSRFLELQFPQKSKALRTGAFVLPFIFDTVPLFYRILLCCGGSCSPSDALSSHCYHLLFAFLTCFLFTAHLPERLAPGRFDYFGHSHQLFHISAVVGTHFQMEGVIADMMSRRAWLVAHGATPSFLWTIGGLAVSLVLNLGIIAIFSTPLLWKPCHSSNQPHTSMCDRKEQ